A window from bacterium encodes these proteins:
- a CDS encoding NapC/NirT family cytochrome c: MYLAFLRGASANGFSRLGVILVTSAVLCFIGLELLRVLGIVTNAYIGLITYLAFPLLFIVGLILIPFGWWRWSRRTGRPIRELLSRRFTEQDLAVKEAGSRLIRTVIALTLLNLIVLSVVSLRTVQFMDKAHFCGTACHQVMNPEWTTYQQSPHARVQCVECHVGEGTEAFVDAKLNGLWQIISATFKLYDKPIPTPVHNLRPARETCEKCHWPEMFLGNRTVNIAHYDTDEASTPSYTTLVLKVGTGRTGLENGSHWHVAEENEVRYAAVDDQRMEMLWVDARQPDGNFKRFRNANLQPPDEKTKPDVRAMDCVDCHNRATHIYEEPERAVDQRIQRELIDRSLPYAKKIALGALMGSYSDTASAVRGIEAHIRGFYREHYPNLLGPRGMAIDGMVETVTGIYRRNLHPYMGIRWGSYPNHLGHAGEGGCFRCHNPRMVDDEGKSISMDCTLCHSILAYDEPAPYAYLFLPDDTTAGVKRYMAKYLWEEFSKAATQ, encoded by the coding sequence ATGTACCTCGCATTTCTCCGAGGTGCGTCGGCCAACGGATTCAGCCGGCTGGGCGTGATTCTGGTCACGTCGGCGGTGCTGTGCTTCATCGGACTGGAACTGCTGCGGGTGCTGGGGATCGTAACCAACGCGTATATCGGTCTCATCACCTATCTGGCGTTTCCGCTGCTGTTCATCGTCGGGCTGATTCTGATTCCTTTCGGCTGGTGGCGATGGTCGCGGAGGACCGGGCGGCCGATCCGCGAGCTGCTCAGCCGCCGATTCACCGAGCAGGACCTGGCGGTGAAAGAAGCGGGATCGAGGTTGATTCGCACGGTGATTGCGCTGACGCTTCTGAATCTGATCGTCCTGAGCGTCGTCAGCCTTCGCACGGTGCAGTTCATGGACAAGGCCCACTTCTGCGGAACGGCTTGCCATCAGGTGATGAATCCCGAGTGGACAACGTATCAGCAATCGCCCCATGCGCGCGTGCAGTGTGTGGAGTGTCACGTGGGCGAAGGCACGGAAGCGTTCGTGGACGCCAAGCTCAACGGTTTGTGGCAAATCATCTCCGCCACGTTCAAACTCTATGACAAGCCGATACCGACTCCGGTTCACAACCTGCGGCCGGCGCGCGAGACGTGCGAGAAATGTCACTGGCCGGAGATGTTTCTCGGCAATCGGACGGTGAACATCGCCCACTACGACACGGATGAGGCGTCCACGCCGAGCTACACGACGCTGGTTCTGAAGGTGGGGACGGGCCGGACGGGACTGGAAAACGGCAGCCACTGGCACGTGGCCGAGGAAAACGAAGTGCGCTACGCCGCCGTGGATGACCAGCGGATGGAGATGTTGTGGGTGGACGCGCGGCAGCCGGACGGCAACTTCAAACGTTTTCGCAACGCGAATCTGCAACCGCCCGATGAAAAAACGAAGCCGGACGTGCGCGCGATGGACTGCGTGGACTGCCACAACCGCGCTACGCACATCTACGAAGAACCGGAGCGGGCGGTGGATCAGCGGATTCAGCGGGAACTCATTGATCGCAGTCTGCCGTATGCCAAGAAGATTGCGCTGGGCGCGCTGATGGGCAGCTATTCCGACACGGCTTCGGCAGTGAGGGGAATCGAAGCGCACATTCGCGGATTCTACCGCGAGCATTATCCGAATCTACTGGGTCCGCGCGGCATGGCGATAGACGGGATGGTCGAAACGGTCACGGGAATCTACCGGCGGAACCTTCATCCGTACATGGGCATTCGCTGGGGAAGCTATCCCAATCATCTCGGACACGCGGGCGAGGGCGGATGTTTCCGCTGCCACAATCCCCGGATGGTGGATGACGAGGGCAAGTCTATCTCGATGGATTGCACGCTCTGTCATTCGATCCTTGCCTATGACGAACCCGCGCCCTATGCGTATCTGTTCCTGCCCGACGACACGACGGCGGGAGTGAAACGGTACATGGCGAAATACCTGTGGGAGGAGTTCTCGAA